One segment of Candidatus Zixiibacteriota bacterium DNA contains the following:
- a CDS encoding T9SS type A sorting domain-containing protein, translated as WDSYPGGSVLLSGTTNGSGAFALGDPGVGSFDVRVYRSGYYPTVVRELPISTDNALVRLLPAPDETATDPTMFPTDVTGVASYDGAFIKSGDIVEAIDPDDVSAGVGPAAVNPATGDYLVHIHGDISGTPGVDEGAETNDPIVFSINGLSAVLDPAPYLWTMGSGTNGLDITVGSANIPGATTTGPSDIVGQAGKTAGMVVALTNSGQTNETFTIWAENDEGWTTTVNSVKGLGVALNTGQSAQLVVEVQIPPATPNMTTEIRLFAEVDGYAPGNSGIFTELEVTTILGIGDDRGGLLPDQFSLAQNYPNPFNPSTTIAYNLNNTGRARLEIINIIGQPIRTLFDEVRFAGIGHAVWDGRNERGDVVPTGIYFYRLTQETDTQIRKMVLLK; from the coding sequence CTGGGACTCCTACCCCGGAGGATCGGTGTTATTGTCCGGGACGACCAACGGCAGCGGTGCATTCGCGCTGGGAGACCCGGGTGTCGGCTCATTTGATGTGCGCGTCTACAGGTCGGGGTACTATCCGACGGTCGTGCGCGAATTGCCCATCTCGACGGACAATGCGCTCGTGCGGTTGCTTCCTGCGCCGGACGAGACAGCCACTGATCCCACGATGTTCCCGACCGATGTCACCGGCGTGGCGTCATATGACGGTGCGTTCATCAAGTCCGGCGATATCGTTGAAGCGATCGATCCCGACGACGTGAGCGCCGGCGTCGGTCCCGCCGCGGTCAACCCGGCGACAGGCGATTACCTGGTGCACATTCACGGCGACATCTCCGGCACGCCGGGCGTCGATGAGGGTGCGGAGACAAATGACCCGATTGTATTCTCGATCAACGGGCTCTCGGCCGTCCTCGATCCCGCACCGTACCTCTGGACTATGGGAAGCGGCACCAATGGCCTCGATATTACGGTAGGTTCCGCGAACATTCCCGGCGCCACGACGACCGGTCCCTCAGACATCGTCGGGCAGGCCGGCAAGACGGCCGGAATGGTTGTCGCGTTGACCAACTCCGGGCAGACAAATGAGACATTTACCATCTGGGCGGAGAACGACGAGGGCTGGACGACGACAGTGAATTCGGTCAAAGGACTCGGTGTCGCGCTCAACACCGGTCAGTCGGCTCAGCTTGTCGTCGAAGTCCAGATTCCACCGGCGACGCCGAACATGACGACCGAGATCCGCCTGTTTGCCGAAGTCGACGGCTATGCCCCCGGCAACTCCGGTATCTTCACCGAATTGGAAGTCACAACGATTCTGGGCATCGGCGATGACCGGGGCGGATTGCTTCCGGATCAATTCTCGCTGGCGCAGAACTATCCGAATCCGTTCAACCCGTCGACGACGATCGCGTACAATCTGAATAACACCGGCCGCGCGCGTCTGGAGATCATCAATATCATCGGCCAGCCGATCCGCACGCTCTTCGATGAAGTTCGATTCGCCGGAATCGGGCACGCCGTGTGGGATGGACGCAACGAACGCGGGGATGTTGTACCGACCGGAATCTATTTCTATCGCCTCACACAGGAGACCGACACGCAGATTCGTAAAATGGTCCTGTTGAAGTAA
- a CDS encoding PEGA domain-containing protein gives MRRVLDQRFEILVELHSGSGGRLFYAWDRLHQRAAAVREMRTSDSASPGQDWLRVARQAALLAHPSVVPTYALSRDAHGAHYIVTSFVDGLDIRSVLDRLAALSKRLPEMLVWYLVDHVLDALVVAHGSSMSTSKRPVLIHGMLDAERVLVDATGRVLVTDFVTPQVRRALGRTIHAASQRWGEAAEASDRDPTRRLPDPTDDLTGISWLIYEAMTGDQSPASGREFRRIGSTGLSEEAERAFGVARFSPEMQGFLARAFAPSRARRFASATVMRDELRRSAGPIDTERCRAEWSLVVQGLLSPSEAEQRRRLVMLRGGSGGAVEDIATTDLLISEIPVDPETPTEAVAPDDMPTRRFSVTVPMAHRTESSPAYPRERPSEALPSQPRGGRPRRLRRRVAIGGLIAILALAAWYLLDRSINRMAGAPSSVFNDSLYLQTVPPGASVRINGDSVGITPWPYGRLEPGPLRLEFVYAGFAPIETVLVIRETDALSQMPDFVFTTSMTFSTLPAGGRPIVDGRPLRDREAVGYILAADDTITVEFEFRGQGSLGGRPSARLNPVVGLLPPTDTVMWRWEPSREGAIAVLTGLFVRTVRLVSEPPGALIFLDGDLQPVGTTNSFIEFPYGEHTVHLQRPPFLDYQFSLDVGEQTPSVYAAVLRRTVRINAVNARRRSEEVTAAIAWIRVGDQYVRSPDDGLSTPYSLTLDGRPHDIYLTADGFADTTVLLDAESMQLTVAMREAERSTLRQTADESESESWVRFIVRDGRTPVAGAEVIGIEKASGEIVRYGLTDPDGELTTQVPIGDYDWQASKYGFEGKINGERISPSDRTKKITLSLRPL, from the coding sequence ATGAGGCGGGTTCTCGATCAACGCTTCGAGATTCTGGTTGAGCTTCACTCCGGCTCGGGCGGACGTCTGTTTTACGCGTGGGACAGACTGCATCAGCGCGCGGCCGCCGTGCGTGAGATGCGCACCTCCGATTCCGCCTCTCCGGGGCAGGATTGGCTTCGTGTCGCACGTCAGGCCGCCCTTCTCGCGCATCCGTCGGTCGTGCCGACGTACGCGCTAAGTCGGGACGCCCATGGTGCCCATTACATCGTCACGTCATTCGTTGACGGGTTAGACATCCGTTCCGTCCTCGACCGGCTGGCGGCGCTCTCGAAGAGACTCCCGGAGATGCTGGTCTGGTATCTCGTCGACCATGTGCTCGATGCACTTGTTGTTGCGCACGGCTCATCCATGTCCACATCGAAGCGTCCGGTCCTCATCCACGGCATGCTGGATGCCGAGCGCGTGCTGGTCGACGCCACCGGGCGCGTTCTCGTCACCGATTTCGTGACACCGCAGGTGCGTCGGGCGCTTGGGCGGACGATACACGCGGCATCACAGCGGTGGGGAGAAGCTGCCGAGGCGAGTGATCGCGATCCGACACGACGGCTACCGGATCCAACCGATGATCTGACCGGCATATCGTGGCTCATCTATGAGGCGATGACCGGCGACCAATCGCCGGCGTCCGGCCGTGAGTTCCGCCGGATCGGCAGCACTGGCTTGTCCGAAGAGGCCGAGCGGGCATTCGGCGTCGCGCGTTTCTCGCCGGAGATGCAGGGTTTTCTGGCCAGGGCGTTTGCACCGAGTCGCGCGCGGCGCTTTGCCTCGGCCACCGTCATGCGCGACGAGCTGCGTCGAAGCGCGGGTCCGATCGACACTGAACGCTGCCGTGCCGAATGGTCCCTGGTCGTGCAGGGACTGCTCAGCCCATCAGAAGCGGAGCAGCGCCGTCGTCTCGTGATGTTGCGCGGAGGATCAGGCGGCGCCGTCGAAGACATTGCCACGACTGATTTGTTGATATCCGAGATTCCCGTCGACCCCGAAACTCCGACTGAGGCCGTCGCGCCGGACGATATGCCGACCCGCAGGTTTTCCGTCACGGTCCCGATGGCGCATCGGACCGAGTCCTCGCCCGCGTATCCGCGCGAGCGGCCGTCAGAAGCTCTGCCCTCACAACCGAGGGGGGGTCGCCCTCGGCGTTTACGGAGGCGGGTCGCAATCGGGGGGCTGATTGCCATCCTGGCGCTTGCCGCGTGGTATCTCCTCGATCGCAGCATTAACAGAATGGCCGGGGCGCCCAGCAGCGTTTTTAACGATTCCTTGTATTTGCAGACTGTGCCTCCGGGAGCGAGCGTCCGGATCAACGGCGATTCGGTCGGGATCACTCCGTGGCCATACGGACGGTTGGAGCCGGGACCATTGCGGCTGGAATTCGTCTATGCGGGATTCGCGCCGATTGAGACGGTGCTCGTCATTCGGGAGACCGATGCGCTGTCGCAGATGCCGGACTTCGTGTTTACTACATCAATGACATTCAGCACGCTTCCCGCCGGAGGGCGTCCCATCGTCGATGGCCGGCCCTTGCGCGATCGCGAGGCGGTCGGGTATATACTCGCCGCCGATGACACAATCACCGTTGAGTTCGAGTTTCGCGGGCAGGGTTCCTTGGGGGGTCGTCCCTCGGCGCGACTCAACCCCGTTGTGGGGTTGTTGCCACCGACCGATACCGTGATGTGGCGCTGGGAACCCTCGCGTGAGGGCGCGATCGCGGTACTCACCGGATTGTTCGTACGGACAGTTCGCCTTGTCTCTGAACCGCCCGGGGCGCTCATCTTCCTGGATGGCGACCTGCAGCCGGTCGGTACGACGAATTCGTTCATCGAATTCCCCTACGGTGAGCACACGGTCCACCTGCAGCGGCCGCCGTTTCTCGACTACCAATTCTCGCTGGACGTCGGTGAGCAGACGCCGTCGGTGTACGCGGCGGTGCTGCGGCGGACCGTGCGCATTAACGCCGTCAACGCGCGGCGTCGGAGTGAAGAGGTGACCGCCGCGATCGCATGGATTCGTGTCGGCGACCAGTATGTGCGCTCGCCCGACGACGGTCTCTCCACGCCGTACTCGCTGACCCTCGACGGACGTCCGCATGATATCTACCTGACGGCGGATGGCTTTGCCGATACGACGGTACTTCTCGATGCCGAGTCGATGCAATTGACCGTGGCGATGCGCGAGGCCGAAAGATCAACGTTGCGTCAGACAGCGGACGAGTCTGAATCGGAATCGTGGGTACGGTTTATCGTGCGGGATGGCCGCACCCCGGTTGCCGGGGCCGAAGTGATTGGGATTGAAAAAGCCTCCGGGGAGATCGTACGTTACGGACTGACCGACCCCGACGGGGAACTGACGACACAGGTTCCGATCGGCGACTACGATTGGCAGGCGTCCAAGTACGGATTTGAGGGCAAGATCAACGGCGAACGTATTTCGCCCAGCGACAGAACCAAGAAGATTACATTGAGTCTGAGACCGTTGTAA
- a CDS encoding DNA-formamidopyrimidine glycosylase family protein has product MPELPDITVYIECLKERILGRTIERIDIRNPFVLRTTDPAISDAQGKRVIEIRRIGKRIVLGFEGGLYLVIHLMIAGRLHWRGPGEKLPGGRIALASVTFPDGTLILTEAGSKRRASIHMVPAAESLHTFDRGGIEVLEATPEEFAARLRLENHTLKRALTDPRLFSGIGNAYSDEILHRARLSPMLLTVKLSADETARLYHAVRDTLTDWTNRLLADAGGAFPKHVTAFHASMAVHGRFGQPCPVCHSPIQRIRYADNETNYCARCQTGGRLLADRALSRLLKKDWPRTIDEWET; this is encoded by the coding sequence ATGCCGGAATTGCCCGACATTACGGTCTACATCGAGTGCCTGAAAGAGCGGATTCTGGGTCGAACAATCGAGCGGATCGACATCCGCAACCCGTTTGTGCTCCGTACGACTGACCCGGCGATCTCTGATGCTCAGGGAAAGCGGGTCATTGAGATCAGACGCATCGGTAAGCGCATTGTATTGGGATTTGAAGGTGGTTTGTATCTGGTCATCCACCTGATGATCGCCGGGCGGCTGCATTGGCGCGGACCCGGAGAGAAGCTGCCCGGTGGCAGGATCGCGTTGGCGAGTGTCACGTTTCCGGATGGAACGCTGATACTGACGGAAGCCGGGTCCAAACGGCGCGCTTCCATCCACATGGTGCCGGCAGCGGAGTCGCTCCACACCTTTGACCGCGGCGGAATCGAAGTCCTCGAGGCAACACCGGAGGAGTTTGCAGCGCGGCTGCGGCTGGAAAATCATACGCTCAAACGCGCATTGACCGATCCGCGACTGTTCAGCGGCATCGGCAATGCCTACTCCGATGAAATCCTGCACCGCGCGCGCCTCTCGCCGATGCTCCTGACGGTCAAGCTGAGCGCGGACGAAACTGCGCGGCTGTATCACGCGGTGCGCGACACGCTGACGGATTGGACCAATCGGCTCCTCGCAGATGCCGGCGGTGCATTTCCCAAGCACGTAACGGCCTTTCATGCGTCGATGGCGGTGCACGGCCGTTTTGGGCAGCCGTGTCCCGTGTGCCACAGCCCGATACAGCGTATTCGATACGCGGACAATGAGACGAACTACTGTGCACGGTGCCAGACCGGAGGACGTCTGCTGGCCGATCGCGCCCTGTCGCGATTGCTGAAGAAGGACTGGCCGCGAACAATCGATGAATGGGAAACCTGA
- a CDS encoding MATE family efflux transporter — protein MHPEQTPMSRARQLIRDLADAIRGTEQDYTQGGLGRAIVLLAIPMMLEMVMESVFAVVDVYFVSSLGSSAIATVGLTESVLTLVYAVSIGLSMGTTALVARRIGEKRHREAADAAVQAIIVAAIAAVPFAVAGIIFAKEILALMGADAWSIEHGYRYTAWMLGGNAVIMLIFVINAVFRGAGDAAMAMRVLWIANGINIVLDPALILGWGPFPTLGIEGAAIATNIGRGVGVCVQLWVLLRGAKHIRVLLSQIRPQADVMRRLVRTSLGGIGQFVIATSSWIGLVRIVSVFGSEAVAGYTIALRIFVFTFLPAWGLSNAAATLVGQNLGANQPERAERSVWFTGLATMVFMLAVSSVYLLFNESLIRFFTSEARVVAIGADCLRIVSYGYLFYAWGLVMPQAFNGAGDTITPTKINFFCFWLLEIPLAYVLSMKLGAQQNGVYWSIVVAESAAALVGIWLFRRGKWKETRI, from the coding sequence ATGCACCCGGAACAGACGCCGATGTCCCGCGCGCGACAACTCATTCGTGATCTGGCCGACGCCATTCGCGGGACCGAGCAGGACTACACGCAGGGCGGCCTCGGACGCGCAATCGTGCTTCTGGCCATCCCCATGATGCTGGAGATGGTCATGGAGTCGGTCTTTGCCGTCGTCGATGTCTACTTCGTCTCATCGCTGGGGTCATCGGCCATCGCCACCGTCGGGCTGACTGAGTCAGTGCTCACGCTCGTATACGCGGTCTCCATCGGACTCTCGATGGGGACGACCGCTCTGGTGGCGCGACGCATCGGCGAGAAACGTCACCGAGAAGCCGCTGACGCCGCGGTGCAGGCGATCATCGTGGCGGCGATCGCCGCGGTGCCGTTTGCGGTCGCCGGCATCATCTTCGCCAAAGAGATTCTTGCGCTGATGGGGGCCGATGCCTGGAGCATCGAGCACGGTTACCGGTACACGGCGTGGATGCTCGGCGGCAACGCCGTGATCATGCTGATCTTCGTCATCAATGCCGTATTTCGAGGCGCCGGAGATGCCGCGATGGCGATGCGTGTCCTGTGGATTGCCAACGGCATCAACATCGTGCTCGATCCGGCGCTCATTTTAGGATGGGGACCGTTTCCCACGTTGGGTATCGAAGGTGCGGCCATCGCCACCAACATCGGACGTGGTGTCGGAGTCTGCGTCCAGCTCTGGGTCTTGTTGCGAGGGGCCAAACATATCCGCGTGCTGCTCTCGCAGATACGGCCGCAAGCGGACGTCATGAGGCGGCTGGTGCGCACGTCCCTGGGAGGAATCGGGCAGTTCGTCATCGCGACATCCTCCTGGATCGGACTCGTGCGAATCGTCTCGGTGTTCGGCAGCGAAGCGGTCGCGGGATATACCATCGCCTTGCGCATCTTCGTGTTTACGTTCCTGCCGGCGTGGGGACTGTCGAATGCCGCCGCCACGTTGGTGGGGCAAAATCTCGGCGCCAATCAGCCGGAGCGCGCGGAGCGCTCTGTCTGGTTCACCGGTTTGGCCACGATGGTCTTCATGCTCGCGGTGTCGAGCGTGTATCTGCTGTTCAATGAATCACTGATCCGGTTTTTTACCTCCGAAGCGAGAGTCGTCGCAATCGGCGCCGACTGCCTGCGCATCGTATCGTATGGGTATCTGTTTTACGCGTGGGGGCTGGTGATGCCGCAAGCGTTCAACGGCGCCGGCGACACCATAACGCCGACCAAAATCAACTTCTTCTGCTTCTGGCTGCTGGAGATTCCCCTGGCATACGTGCTGTCGATGAAGCTGGGTGCGCAGCAAAACGGTGTATATTGGTCGATTGTCGTCGCCGAATCGGCGGCGGCCCTGGTCGGGATTTGGCTGTTCCGTCGCGGGAAGTGGAAGGAGACGCGCATCTGA